The stretch of DNA GGCCCTGCGCAGGAGGGCCTCATAGACCCGCTTCATGCCACGGATGGTCAGGCTTTCCTGCTCTGGAGCGGCCGCTCGCCCACGAATCAGCAGCAGCGCAGCGAAGGCAGGGACCAACGTCGCAGCGACCAGCAGAGACGCGAAGAGTGAAAGGGTGAATGCGAGCCCCAGCGGAGTGAAGATCCGCCCCTCGACGCCGCCCAGGAAGAAAATCGGCATGAAGACGATCAGGATGATCCAGGTGGCATAGACTACCGCGTGCCGGATCTCCACGGACGCCTCGTAGATCACCTTCAGGGGAGAATCGGGGTGGGCCTTCTCGCGGTTGAGGCGGAGCCGACGGACGATATTCTCCACATCCACGATCGCGTCGTCTACCACGGCGCCGACGGCGATGGCGAGGCCCCCCAGAGTCATCGCGTTGATGCCGACCCCAAAGGCCTTGAGTAAGAGCACGCCGAAGATCAGCGACGTCGGCAACGCCGTCAAGGTGACCAAGGAGGCGCGGAGATTAAAGAGAAAAAAGATGACGACGATACTCACAGCCAGCCCGCCCTCCAGGAGGGCGCCACGGAGGTTGGCGATGGATGACTCGATGAAGCTCGCCTGCCGGAAGACCCGGGTGGTCATCTCGATTCCCGGCGGGAGGGCCTTCCGGATCTCCTCCAGGGCACGCTCAACCTGGTAGGTGACCGTCAATGTATCGGCCCCGAAGAGTTTCGAAACGGTCCCGAGGACGGCCGGCTTGCCGTTGAAGCTCGCATCGCCCCGCTTCACCTCCGGGCCGAGCTGCACTGTCGCCACCTGATCGAGCCGGATCGGGGCGCCGCCGCGCTCCGCGACCTGGGTCTGCGCCAGTTGCTCGAGGGACGCGATCCGACCGGCGCCGGTGACGACGTACTCCTGGCCGGGCGTCACAAGGAAGCCTCCCGACACGCTCACATTCGTTTCCCTCACCGCATCGAGAACCTCCTTGATCGTCACCCCGTACTGCAGCAGCTTCTCCGACGACAGGAGGGCCTGATACTGTTTCGCCTCGCCGCCCATTGACACCACCGATGCCACTCCAGGGATCGCCAGCAACCGGTTGCGAATATCCCAGTCGGAGATCGTGCGAAGTTCCATCGGGGAGACGCGCTCGCTCGTGAGCGCATACTTGACCAGCCAACTCACGGCCGAGGTGATCGGGAGCATGGTAGGATTTTGTGCCCCTGGCGGAAGGCGATCCTTGACCGCCTGAAGCCGTTCAGTGATGAGCTGGCGGGCCGTGTAGATGCTCGTTCCCCATGTGAAGACCACGACCATGCTCGAGAGCCCGGCCGTCGAGGTGGACCGGATCGCCTCGACGCCTGGGGTCCCGTTGAGGGCGCTCTCGATCGGGAAGGTGATCAGCAGCTCGACGTCCTGCGGTGGCAGGCCGGGTGCCTCTGTCTGGATGGCCACTTGGGGCGGCGCGAACTCCGGGAATACATCAAGGGTGGTTCGCTGAACCGCCACCAAACCGCCAATCAGCAGCACTACCGAGGCCACTACCACCAGGATGCGGTTGCTGAGCGACCACTGGATGATCCAGGCAAACATTGTCGTCCCTCCCTTAATCGGTCTCACGAGGGAGCACTGAGCCGCCACCTCTCGCCGCAAGCCACTTGGCGTACAGCTCGCGGTTGCCATCCGTCACGACCCGATCGCCCGGAGAGAGGCCGCGTAAGACCTCCACGAAGCGATCGTTACGCGCCCCTATGGTCAGGTCGGCTCGGATGTAGGCGCCGCCCCGTTCGACGAAGACGAACTCCGCTCCCTCGGCGTTGATCAGCGCCCGAGGCGGGACGGTCAGACTCCTCCGCCGCTCACCCAGGATGACAAAGACCTGGGCAAAGAGATCCTGTCTCAGCAGACCACGGCGGTTCGTGACCTCCGCCCAGACGGGGATAGTCCTCTTTGGCTGGCTTACCGCCGGGCCGATCAGGCTGATCTTGCCATCGAATACCTCATTGGGATGCGCCAAGAGGACAACCCGGACCCTCTGCCTGAGCTTCAACAAGGAAAGGGTGTCTTCAAAGACCTCCCCCTCAACGATCATGACGGATGTGTCGGCGATCTTCATGAGCGCGGCGTTCGGCTCGATCTGCCGGCCAAGCACCACGTTCCGCTCCACGACCGTGCCCCCGATGGGGGCTGGGAGGCGAAGCGTCGTCACCGCACGTTCCTGTCGAACCCGCTGGATCTCCTCCGGAGGCAGCCCCAGGAGCGTCAGTTGCCGGGTCAGGCTCTCGATCTCATTCAGGATTTCGCGTTGTTGGTTCTCCAGGGTCAGCAGCTCTTTCTGGGCTACGATGCCGCGTTCGACGAGCTTCTTTGCGCGCTCGAGGTTGACATTCGTCAGCACCAGCCTGTTTTCCGCCTGAATCAGGTTCAACTCTGCCCGCTCCAGCTCCACGCTCTGAATGTCCAGGAGGTGGTCCCCTCTTTTGACCAGGGCACCAAGCGGCACGTGGATATTCACCACCCTGCCAGAGACGCGGCTGGTCACCTCGGCCACGCGATCAGGATGAGGCTTGACCACCCCGTTGAGCTTGCGGACATCCTCGATCGGTCGAATTTGCGCGACCTCGGTCCTCAGGCCGAGGTTCTCCTGCTCCCGGCGGCTCAACCGGATGCCCACCGTCGCCTCGTCCCGGGCGACTGATCCCTCGTGTTCCTCATCATGACGAGCGCCGTCTTGGGGTTCGCCATCGGTCGCTTGGGCACGCCTCCGCTCGGCTGTCTCGGCCGGCCTAGCTCCTTCCTCACGCTGTGTTCCCTGGGTGGAAGCCGCGCTTCCCTTAGCGGGCGTGGAGGATGGCCCCTCGCGGCCGCATCCGACTATCGCCACGACGGCTGCCAACACCGCCACCCGGAAGCGCTTCCATCGTCTCAGCATCGTTTCTCCCCGGAGCGTCTCGACAGTCATGGCGTGGGCCCTGCCTTCAGGAGGGGCGTGCCAACCGCTCGCTCGAGCTCTACCGCAGAGAGGTTATACTGCGAGACCGCCTCCAGGTAGCGGAGCCGTCCCTCGACGAACTCCCGCTGGCCGAGGAGCACCTCGGTCAGCGGAAATTGTCCAGCCTCGTAGCCTTCGCGGAGTAAACGGAAGTTCTCTTCCTGCTGGGGGACGATCCGCTTGCCGAACTCTTCGACGATCCTCCGGGAGGCGACAAGCCGCTCATACGCCTGCGCGACCTCTTTGTCGATCCTGGCGGCCACAAGGGTCACCGCGGCTGCTTGCCGTGATCGTTCAGCAAGGGCGGTCTCGACCTCCCCCTGCCTCCGATTCCATAACGGAAGGGGCACCGTTACGCCAAAGAGAACCCGCTGGTCCCGCCCATCAAGTCCCAAGTCATTGCTGTAGCCAACAGACGCGGAAAGCTCAGGGAACAATCGCTCTGCCCTCGCGATGGCCAACTCTTGCTCGATCACTTGCAGCCTCGCATGAGCTGCGCTCAGATCGGGCCGGTTCGCAACCGCAATACGCTTGAGGGCCGGGAGGTCTGTCTCGTCGAAGGCGTACCGCAGTGGACCCAAGGCCTGAGGGACGAAATCAGATGGCCGCCCGATCAGGAGGTTCAATTCCTTGCGCGCCGCCGCCAAGACCCGCTCCTCGGCCATCCTGTCGTTTTGAGCCCGCCGCCACTCCACGTCAGCGCGGAGCATGTCCAACCGGGGCACCGATCCGGCCTCGAACAGTTGTCGCGAGATATCGAAGAGCTCCCGGTTCAGGACCACGATCTCGTCGAAGAACTGCACCCTTTCCTGGCCGATCAACACGTCGCTAAATAGACTGGTGACATCGGCCCTGATGCGGCGTTGGGCATCCTTGACCGTCCATCCGGTGCGATCAAGGTCGGCTTCTGCCCTTTGTATGCGCAGGCCCCACTGGCCTTTGATCTGCAGCGTCTGGGAGACGGCTACTTCGAACCCGTTGGTGCCCACCCTCGTATCGACCTCCCTGGGCCTGGCGGAGCCGTAGGACGGCGCGAGCCGAAGGTCCGGATTCAGGGGGTAGACCCGGGCTTTGGCCAGATCTCCTTTGGCCACGTCGATCTGGTGCCGCTCAACGGCAAGCTCCGGGCTCTTGTCCAGGGCCTGGGACACTGCCTCTTCCAGGGAAAGCGCGCCTTCGCTGGCGTGTATCGGCCTGGCAAGAAGATGCAAAGAGATGACACAGCTAAGAGCAAAGATTAGAAATTTCTTGGCTCGATCATACATCGCTGCCTCCCGTCATGAGATCACACCGAATCGTGGTGGTGTGTCTCACGCCCTGTGAGCCGGTTTTTCCCTGATCTCCAGGCCCCACCGACTGGTCACCACCCGAGAATACCATATGAGCGAGTTCTCCTGAGTTTGAAGATGAGGCCGGAGCAGAGACGCCGGGCTCAAATTCCTCTCGGGCAAACTCTCATTCGCGCCAGAACGGATTGCTGGCACTAAGAGGTAAGTCAAAGAGTAAGGGAGAGGCGAAGGAGACCTAGATCCGATAGGTGGAGTGTAATGCGTAGAGTGTGCGATCGGCCTTCAGGCGGGATGGGCTCAATGGTGCAAACCGAAAAGTGTTGGCACTCGGCAGAAGGGTAGTCGGCATAAGCTGCCCGAATGGTAATATTTGCGCGGCGAGGTGGACGGTGAGCGATGTAAAGGATTCGTCGACCGCCGGCTTGAGAGAGGAAGACAATATCTGCTCAATACATTGATCCGCATGCTCAGGGGTATCCTGAAAGTATCCAAGGTCTTCAGCGTAGGCGAGGCCAGAACACAGTATCAAGGTCGTAATTACCCAGATAGCCGCGAGCTTTGCACTCTTCCCCGAGCAAGTACGGTGCCTCACGTGTGCGTCCTCTCACCAGGCAAGCGCGTGCACTTCAATCCAATACTGTGTATGTCTCCTGGTTCTCTCCGCCTTCCAACCGGATTCACACACGAAACCAGTATACTTAATATCCACTTAAGATCAGGTTAAGTCAAGAACCTTTGAGTTATCATTATGGGCATCCCGCCGTGGAGCGAGCAATGGGGGCCAGAAGGGTGATCCTGCGCTTGATTGATGTACGCGTGAAGTGCTACCAACATCCAGAGAGCCTGGGGATTTGTGGCACCTGCGCAGCGTGCATCCGGGTAATTCCACAGATCAATCCGGAATGAGCGTGGAGTGTACACTACATGTTTTCAACAAATCATTTCGGATAGCCATTTTTTTCTTGACACTACTCACGCCAACCGTTATTCTGATTTCGTTTGTCGATATTGATAATCGTTTTCACTTTCTTTACGATGCAAGAAAAACTTCTCCAGTTCCAGCGGTACCTTAATCGAACCGGGCTGAAGGCAACCCGCCAGCGCGAGTTGATCGCACGAGCCTTCTTCGCTACTACGACGCACGTTAGCGCCGAAGGTCTCTACCGTCGAGTGGGTGGTCGGCACCGGCGGATCGGTCTCGTCACCGTCTATCGGACGTTGAAGCTCCTGAAGGAGGCCGGGCTCGCGCATGAGCGACAGTTCGGCGAAGGGCGCGCCCTGTTCGAACACGCCTCCAGCGAGCACCACCACGATCACATTATCTGCACCGAGTGCGGCAAAATCACCGAGTTCGAGAATTACGAGATCGAAGCGTTGCAGGAACAGATCGTCCGCAGACTCGGTTTCCTCATTCGGTATCATAAATTAGAGCTGTACGGCCTCTGCCGTGACTGCAGCGCAGGCGCCGACAGAAAACCGGGCACAGTCTCAGCGATGGGGTCCCGCTGAGATGTCTCGTTGTTGACGGGATGTCTGATCGGTTGTGAATGCTATTGAAAATGACTGTCTCTTCCAAGATCGTGAAGCCACCATCTCAGGCTGACCCGGGGCAACTCGCAAGGGAGGACGAACGATGATCGCCGGAATGCTTATTACCTTCCGAGAGGGGCTTGAGGCTTTCCTGATTGTCGGAATCCTCCTGGGTTACCTGCGGAAGGCCGGCCACTCCGTCTGCAGCCGATACGTCTGGGCCGGGACGATCGTGGGTGTGCTGGCGAGCATCGGACTGGCCTGGGGCTTTCAGGTACTCGCGATGGAGTTCGAGGGCCAACGGGCTGCTTGGTTTGAGGCAATAGCGTCCGGCTTCGCCGTACCGATCCTCAGTTACATGGTGCTCTATATGCAGCGCCACGCCCGCGGCCTGAAGACGCAAGCAGAAGCGAAGGCCGCGCTGGCGGTCACCACGGGTCAGGTGGTGGCGCTCGCCAGCCTTGCCTTCATCACTGTCCTGCGTGAGGGGCTGGAAACCGCTATATTTCTGACCGCCCTTATGACTCGAGTGTCAAGCGGGGGGCTGATGCCGGGCGCGTTCCTGGGCTTGGCGGCGTCGGCGGTGATCGCCTACGCGATCTTTGCTTCAACGCTCCAACTCGACCTTCGACGCTTCTTCATTGTGACCAGCGTTCTGCTTATTTTCATCGCGGCGGGCCTGTGCGCCCATATTTTCATGGCCTTACACGAGGTCGGTTTTCATCTCCTGGGGATGACCGCCTGGAGCACTAAATCGATCCTGGACAGCGAGAGCCTCGTGGGGCGCCTCCTTCACGCCTTCATCGGGTATCACGATGAGCCGACCATGATGGAGGTGCTGGCCTACTTCGGATATCTCGGAATTATGGGCTGGGCCTTCATGCGAGCGGTGAAAGCGTCGGCGCCCCCCAAGCCGGCCGCATGCGATGATCCCAGGTCGTGTATAGCCATCCGCCAAGAGGATAACCACGAGCTTATCTGACGTAGAATAAAGTAGAATAAAAAAGAGAAGGCGATCCCACCGCTCCTTGCTTGCCGGCCGGCGCGGTGGGATCGCCCACTGCCTCGGATGGCCATGTTGTCAATGGACCCCTCAGGGCCTTTTGCGCTTCTGGCCTCCGCAGCTTTTTAATTTTAGCAACCTGCCCTGGAGAAGTCTAGTTCCGTTTCGCTTTGAAGACAAAGGAGCGGCACATGAAACGATGGCAAACCGTATTTATTGCGTTAAGCATGGGAATAGCCCCCGTCGGGATTGCCGCCGGGGCGACGTTGGAAGACCTGGAAAAACAGCTTCAGGGACTTCAGAAGCAGATCGATGAGATGAAGCAAGAGAAACAGCGACAGGATCAAAAGCTGCGTGAGGTGGAGGCGGCGCAGGCAGCGCACAAGGAGGAGATCACACGCGAGACGGCCTCCCTCAGGGAGCAGACGAGACGGGTCTCTTCGGAACTCCTGGACCGAGTTCGGATTGGCGGGTACGGCTCCGTCCGGTTCGAGGCGAATAACCTCAAGGAACAGCACAACAGCTTCACCTTTCGGCGGTTCGTCCTGACCGCGGACGCCAAGCCGGCTGACCCGATGCGGGTCTATATGGAACTCGAATTTGAACGATTCACTAATCTCGAACTCACTAGGGACACCACGCGGACGGAAGGCGGCCTGAAAGTGGAAGAAACAAATGGGGGGGGTGGTGAAATCTCGTTGGAGCAGCTCTGGTTCCAGTATGATCTCTACAATTGGCTGAAGTTTCGGACCGGTCAGGTCCTGGTCCCGGTGGGCCGGTTCAACATCAACCACGATGACAACCGCTGGAACATCGCCCGCCGCTCCCTCGTCGATAGGGGCGTCCCAGTCCTGCCCGTGGATGCGGCCTGGCCGGAACTGGGAGCCGGGTTCCTAGGCGACATTTCCCTCGGAGAGTTGGGGAAACTCACGTATCAGGCCTACGTCGTGAATGGGGTCGCTCTAGGGGCCGAGGTGCAAAAGATCGCCCAAACCGGCGATTCGGATCGACATAAGCTGGAACTGGGGGTCGCGTTCAGCCCAACCAGGGGAACAGCCAAGCTGGATTCGAAAGACAGCAAGGCCGTCGCAACCCGGGTCGCCTGGAGCCCGTTCCCCGGCCAGGAGATCGCGGGCTCCTTCTATTATGGGCGGTATACGCCGCAGTTTCTGGAAAGCCAATCGCTCTACGCCTTTGGCCTCGATGGCCTGACGACCATCGGACCGTTTGAGATCGAGGCGGAGTATGTGAACACCACCTTTAGAAACATCGATCGGGTAGCCAAGGACTTCGCCAAGGTTGTTGTCGATCAATCCCTCAACATCCCCAGCAGCGTAAGTCCCAACTTCGACGCGGGGATCAATTTCGAGTTGGCGGACTTAGCCCGGAACAAGCACGGCTTCTGGATCGAGGGGCGGTACCGCTTCTGGCCGGAGCTCCTGACCAACACGGTCTTCGGCAAGTATTTCGAGAACCCGCAGCTTATTGCGGTCATCCGTGGGGAACAGGTCTGGCTCAACGGGCTGGTCCAGGAGGCGACATTTACGGGTGGAGCGCTCACCGCCTTCAAGCAGGAGAATCGCCAGATCCACCGGATCACGGCCGGATTGGCCTACAGGCCGACCCCGCTCGTGGTCTTTCAACTGGCCTATGAGTATACAAAGACCAACGACGGGCGAAGCCTGGCAGACGTCACCAATTTCCTACCCGCCCAGGCCGGGGAGGACCACGCCCACGCGGCCCTCCTTGGCGTATCCTTCGGCTTCTGAGTCTCGTGACGGAAGGTCGTGTACAGACATGATAGAACTGCTGCCTGAAGCATGAAGACGGTGGACATGGCGCCGGGCAATCCGGGTACCTGGCTGTATCACTGCCACGTTAACGGCCACATCATCGCAGGCATGATGGCGCTTTTTACCGTCACTGAATAACAAGGAGTTATGCTTGGGAGAAGCGCCTCCTTTGCCCTCCGCCGCTGCTTGTGCTATAAGGAAGCGATGCTTTCCAGACGGTGCTTTCTGACCACGCTGCTTACGCCGGCCCTTCTGGCGCTGAGACCGGACCTACTGAATGCACAGGAGGGGGTCTTTCTTTCCGAAGAGGAAGCCCCCAGGGCGGTCTTCCCGGAGGCCACACACTTCGAAAAGAAGGTCATCCCGTCAACGGAAGCCCTGCGGGAAAAGATGAAGGCCCTCCTGGGTCGCACGCGACCATCCATCTGGGAGGATGCCTATGTCACCTACCTCGCGCGTCGAAACGACGAGCGCCTCGGCTTTGCCGTCATCACGGAGGAGATCGGCAAGCACCGCCCTATCACTTTTATTGTAGGCATCAAACCGGATGGAAAGGTCAAGGATGTCGCCCTGATGACCTATCGCGAGGCCTACGGCGGGGAGGTGCGGGACCGGCGTTTCATGCGCCAGTATCATGAGAAAGATCTCACTGCGCCTCTCTTGCCCTATCGAGATATCGTCAATATCGCTGGAGCTACCCTATCGGTCCAGTCGATCGGCCGAGGAGTTAGAAAGGTCCTGGCTCTGGCCCAACTGGTCCTCCTCAATGGGTCTCATCGGCCATGAGCATGAAAGCCTACGCCCCCTCACCTTCATCCTCTCCCCCAACTGGGGGAGAGGAGTCTTCTTTACTTCCCCTCGCCCCCGGGTACCCCTTGGGTGCGGAGAGGGCGAGGGGAAGGGGGATTGTAGAACCGGCGCCGGCTCCTATTCAAGAGATCCATTATGTCATGGGAACGCTGCTGGAGATCACGCTGTATCATGAGCCACGGGAGGCGGGCAAGCGGGTGCTGGCGAGATGTTTTCAGGAGGCCCGGCGACTGGAGGAGATCTTCTCAGCCCATGATGACGACAGCGACCTTAACCGGCTTAACCGACATGCAGGTCTCGGACCCGTCGAGATTAACCTGGAGCTCTGGTCAGCCCTGACGATCGCGCTCTCCCTGGGCCGAGAAACCGACGGGGCAATAGATATCACCATCGGACCTCTCATCGACCTCTGGAGCGCGGCTGAAGAACAGGGTATTATGCCATCCCCCGCGTTGGTGGCGAAGGCCCTCAACCGGACAGGGATCTCCAGTGTCCAACTTCTTCCGGATGGAAGAGTAGAACTGAGACGCGCCGGGATGCGGCTGGATCTGGGTGGAGTCGGCAAGGGATACGCTGTAGACCGGCTGAGCGCGATTCTGGCGCAGGAGGGTGTTACGAGCGCATTTATCAACTTCGGACGGAGCAGCCTTACGGCGATAGGATCACCTCCTGAGCAGAAGCATTGGCCTGTCCTGCTCAGAAGTGACGATGGCGCGCCTATCGGTCTCGCGTATCTGAAGGATCAATACCTCGGCGTCTCCGGAAGCTTCGGTCACTCCTTTGAGATCGGAAGGGTCCGGTTGAGCCATCTGATCAATCCGCAGGACGGCTCCCCGCTCCGCCATCCCAGCCTGGGCGTGGCCGCGGCCCGGACTGCGACTGAGGCAGAAGTCCTTGCCAAGGCCATCATCATCCTCGATGAGGCACAAGGTTTTGCCGTCGTCAGCCGGTTCCCAGACACCGAAGGCTTATTGGCTCGCTCGAACGGAAGGCAGGTCAGCACCCCAGGATTCGTTGAAACGATCCGCTTCGAGGCCTCAGTAACGACTTCGAGGGAGGGCATCGGTTGAAAAACTTCACCTACCCCGCCTACAGGCTCTCGGCCGCCAGCCGGGAGGTCAAGATCATCTACACCGGCTTCTTGATCTTTATCGCAGTGGGGATGCTCACCATCGGCCTCTATCAGTTCAAGCGGATCGGCGCCACCTATGATCTGGTCGTAGCCTACTATCGCGGGGGGGAATTGGGGCAGGAGATGACCTATCCCAAGACCTTCACTCAACTCCTCGAGACCACGCACTTCCACGCCATCATCATGGGGATCTCGTTCCTTACTCTGGCCCACCTCTTTATCGCTACCGGGCTCGGTCCCCGAATCAAATGGTCCGTTATCGGCCTGGCGTTTTTCTCCTCCCAAGCTGATATCGCCGGGCCATGGCTCATTCGGTATCTCTCTCCAGCCTTCGCCCTCTTACAGCTTTTCGCCTGGTTCGGGATGTGGTTGGGGTATGGCGCATTGATACTCCTTCCACTGTATGAGATGTGGGGCAAAAGCCGGAAGTAACCGACCAACCACGAATCAATCAGCAACCACCGGCGATGGCCGGAACGATAGACACAAGATCACCCGACTTGAGCGGCGTCGAGATCCCCTGTAGAAACCGGATATCTTCCTCATTCACATAGATATTGATGAAGCGGCGGACGCTGCCGGAGTCATCGTAGATTCGGTCCCTCAAGCCGGCATACGACTGCTCCAGATTTTCAATCAACTCATGAATAGAGTTCCCCTGCCCCTCAACCTCTCCTTGCCCGCTGGTCAGACCCCGTAACGGGGTCGGGATGCGCACCTTCACACTCATCGATCTCGCTCCTTTCGATAATCCCTTACCGCCTTCGTGCTCGCTTCTCAATTCCCACTTTTCGGCGTCACGTCAATGTCATGAGAAGCCATCGCCTCGTCGAATGATCGAAGGGTCGGCTTAATGTGAAACCGAACCTTCAATGATGAGGCGACTGCCTCCTGGGTCTTCAGTCCGTTACCGGTAATGCAGAGCACCAGGCTTTCGTCCGGGGGAATCCGCCCCTGCTCGATCAGTCGCTTGGCTGCCGCTACCGTCACCCCGCCAGCCGTCTCGGCAAAGATCCCTTCAGTGCTCGCCAACAGCTTCATCGCGTCCACAATCTCTTCGTCCGTAGCATGCTCCCCATGACCACCGCTTTCCTTTACGGCCTTGTAGGCATAGTAGCCGTCCGCCGGGTTGCCGATGGCGAGCGACTTGGCAATGGTCTTCGGTTTGACCGGCCTGATGATCTCGCTGTTCGCTTTGATGGCGGTAACAATGGGGCCGCACCCTTCAGCCTGCGCCACATGCATCCGCGTGTGGCAGCCGCCATCCAGGAGGCCGAGTCGATCGAACTCCTTGAGCCCCTTCAGGATCTTCGTAACCAGCGAACCTCCCGCGGCCGGCACAACGATGTGATGGGGGGCGCGCCAGCCAAGTTGTTCCGCAACCTCGTACCCGAAGGTCTTCGAGCCCTCAGCGTAGTACGGCCGGATATTGATATTCACAAATGCCCACCCATATTTGTCGGCGATCTCGCTGCAGAGCCGGTTGACTTCATCGTAGTTGCCATCCACGGCTACCAGCTTCGGATTGTAGATCAGGGTACCCAACACCTTGCCCTGCTCCAGGTCGGCCGGCACAAAGACAAAGCTTGGAAGCCCCCCTTCGGCGGCATGGGCCGCCACTGAGTTCGCCAGGTTGCCGGTGGAGGCGCAGGCCACCACCTTAAAGTTAAACTCTACAGCCTTCGTGACCGCCACCGCCACGACCCGATCCTTAAATGAAAAGGTGGGATGGTTCACGGTATCGTTCTTGATATAGACTTCCCGCATCCCCAACGCGCGCGCCAGGTTGTTGGCCTTCACGAGCGGCGTCATCCCGCAGTGCCTCCCGACAACCGGCTCTCCTTCGATCGGCAGCAGCGCCTGATATCGCCAAATGCTGGGCGGTCCGGCCTCGATCGCTTTTCTGGTCAGGCGGCCTCGAAGCGCGTCGTAATCGTAATCGACCTCAAGAGGCCCGAAACAGTACTCACAGACATGCAGGGGATCAGCAGGGTATGGTCTGCCACACTCCCTGCACTTCAATCCCTTCACCAGCGCCATCTCAGCGTCCCTTCTCCGGAGTCGGCTCCACCCTGATCCCTAAATCGGCCAGGTAGGCAATCCCCTTATTCAACGCGTCCTCCTCGCCGTCCAGTTCCAGCATCACCTCGCCCGTCTGCTCCGTCACCCGCGCCCGACGGACGTTGGGAATAAGCTTGAATTCCCGCGAAAGACGGTAGATCACCGGCTCTTTGATGAGTACCT from Candidatus Methylomirabilota bacterium encodes:
- a CDS encoding efflux RND transporter permease subunit, which codes for MFAWIIQWSLSNRILVVVASVVLLIGGLVAVQRTTLDVFPEFAPPQVAIQTEAPGLPPQDVELLITFPIESALNGTPGVEAIRSTSTAGLSSMVVVFTWGTSIYTARQLITERLQAVKDRLPPGAQNPTMLPITSAVSWLVKYALTSERVSPMELRTISDWDIRNRLLAIPGVASVVSMGGEAKQYQALLSSEKLLQYGVTIKEVLDAVRETNVSVSGGFLVTPGQEYVVTGAGRIASLEQLAQTQVAERGGAPIRLDQVATVQLGPEVKRGDASFNGKPAVLGTVSKLFGADTLTVTYQVERALEEIRKALPPGIEMTTRVFRQASFIESSIANLRGALLEGGLAVSIVVIFFLFNLRASLVTLTALPTSLIFGVLLLKAFGVGINAMTLGGLAIAVGAVVDDAIVDVENIVRRLRLNREKAHPDSPLKVIYEASVEIRHAVVYATWIILIVFMPIFFLGGVEGRIFTPLGLAFTLSLFASLLVAATLVPAFAALLLIRGRAAAPEQESLTIRGMKRVYEALLRRALRHQRWVMAISALLTAGSLALIPFFGRSFLPEFREGNFILHLTLLPGTSLPESIRLGNRITGLLKQQPEVVSVAQRAGRAELDIDTLPPNASEFDIALRYGKRDRETLLAAIREDVEEFPGVATSLRQFISERMDEVLSGTRTQIAIKVYGPDLAVLAAKGEQVEQIMRGIRGVTDLFREPLIHVPGIQIMVNREEAARLGLDAGNVLKTAEVAFAGTALSRVVEGQRAFDLFVWFDETSRQDPASMRNLLIDTPEGRKIPLGLVADVQVANSPFMINREKVQRRTLVQANVAGRDLGSVIEEAQRKIAKEVELPAGYFIEYGGQFESQQAATRVLVVYGGLAVVGIFAMLYKAFRSSRAAILVMANLPLALIGGVVAIFLSGKVISVPSLIGLISVFGIAARNGIILVSHYRQLRAAGEPKEQVIVEGSKDRLAPVLMTAAAAALGLLPLLFGDPTGKELERPMAQVILGGLFTSTLLNMIVVPTLFMRYGWEREEDFQAQVALERGEL
- a CDS encoding efflux RND transporter periplasmic adaptor subunit; the protein is MLRRWKRFRVAVLAAVVAIVGCGREGPSSTPAKGSAASTQGTQREEGARPAETAERRRAQATDGEPQDGARHDEEHEGSVARDEATVGIRLSRREQENLGLRTEVAQIRPIEDVRKLNGVVKPHPDRVAEVTSRVSGRVVNIHVPLGALVKRGDHLLDIQSVELERAELNLIQAENRLVLTNVNLERAKKLVERGIVAQKELLTLENQQREILNEIESLTRQLTLLGLPPEEIQRVRQERAVTTLRLPAPIGGTVVERNVVLGRQIEPNAALMKIADTSVMIVEGEVFEDTLSLLKLRQRVRVVLLAHPNEVFDGKISLIGPAVSQPKRTIPVWAEVTNRRGLLRQDLFAQVFVILGERRRSLTVPPRALINAEGAEFVFVERGGAYIRADLTIGARNDRFVEVLRGLSPGDRVVTDGNRELYAKWLAARGGGSVLPRETD
- a CDS encoding TolC family protein; the encoded protein is MYDRAKKFLIFALSCVISLHLLARPIHASEGALSLEEAVSQALDKSPELAVERHQIDVAKGDLAKARVYPLNPDLRLAPSYGSARPREVDTRVGTNGFEVAVSQTLQIKGQWGLRIQRAEADLDRTGWTVKDAQRRIRADVTSLFSDVLIGQERVQFFDEIVVLNRELFDISRQLFEAGSVPRLDMLRADVEWRRAQNDRMAEERVLAAARKELNLLIGRPSDFVPQALGPLRYAFDETDLPALKRIAVANRPDLSAAHARLQVIEQELAIARAERLFPELSASVGYSNDLGLDGRDQRVLFGVTVPLPLWNRRQGEVETALAERSRQAAAVTLVAARIDKEVAQAYERLVASRRIVEEFGKRIVPQQEENFRLLREGYEAGQFPLTEVLLGQREFVEGRLRYLEAVSQYNLSAVELERAVGTPLLKAGPTP
- a CDS encoding transcriptional repressor, with the translated sequence MQEKLLQFQRYLNRTGLKATRQRELIARAFFATTTHVSAEGLYRRVGGRHRRIGLVTVYRTLKLLKEAGLAHERQFGEGRALFEHASSEHHHDHIICTECGKITEFENYEIEALQEQIVRRLGFLIRYHKLELYGLCRDCSAGADRKPGTVSAMGSR
- a CDS encoding FTR1 family protein yields the protein MIAGMLITFREGLEAFLIVGILLGYLRKAGHSVCSRYVWAGTIVGVLASIGLAWGFQVLAMEFEGQRAAWFEAIASGFAVPILSYMVLYMQRHARGLKTQAEAKAALAVTTGQVVALASLAFITVLREGLETAIFLTALMTRVSSGGLMPGAFLGLAASAVIAYAIFASTLQLDLRRFFIVTSVLLIFIAAGLCAHIFMALHEVGFHLLGMTAWSTKSILDSESLVGRLLHAFIGYHDEPTMMEVLAYFGYLGIMGWAFMRAVKASAPPKPAACDDPRSCIAIRQEDNHELI
- a CDS encoding FMN-binding protein, whose translation is MLGRSASFALRRCLCYKEAMLSRRCFLTTLLTPALLALRPDLLNAQEGVFLSEEEAPRAVFPEATHFEKKVIPSTEALREKMKALLGRTRPSIWEDAYVTYLARRNDERLGFAVITEEIGKHRPITFIVGIKPDGKVKDVALMTYREAYGGEVRDRRFMRQYHEKDLTAPLLPYRDIVNIAGATLSVQSIGRGVRKVLALAQLVLLNGSHRP
- a CDS encoding FAD:protein FMN transferase, which produces MGTLLEITLYHEPREAGKRVLARCFQEARRLEEIFSAHDDDSDLNRLNRHAGLGPVEINLELWSALTIALSLGRETDGAIDITIGPLIDLWSAAEEQGIMPSPALVAKALNRTGISSVQLLPDGRVELRRAGMRLDLGGVGKGYAVDRLSAILAQEGVTSAFINFGRSSLTAIGSPPEQKHWPVLLRSDDGAPIGLAYLKDQYLGVSGSFGHSFEIGRVRLSHLINPQDGSPLRHPSLGVAAARTATEAEVLAKAIIILDEAQGFAVVSRFPDTEGLLARSNGRQVSTPGFVETIRFEASVTTSREGIG